In the Enterococcus saigonensis genome, one interval contains:
- a CDS encoding YesL family protein, which yields MVSSGIQRLFYVAWMIIKLNLYFILFTLMGGVIFGAGPAFQVMTDLLMEHGIDYQQITFKRFMSHWKANFKRSNVHFLIFAGISFFLGYNLYLSAQIQGMLWLVIDFILAFVLFLIAVLYLYVTQYETKYEISHFNLFKLAFISVFLNFGAFLKVLFGLVSIFVLTWFFKGLLLFATFALIAVWSGFATKDNRFMVAGKLAQHG from the coding sequence ATGGTAAGTAGTGGGATTCAACGACTATTTTATGTGGCTTGGATGATTATAAAATTGAACTTATATTTTATTTTATTTACGTTAATGGGGGGCGTAATTTTTGGTGCCGGTCCGGCCTTCCAAGTAATGACGGATTTATTAATGGAACATGGTATTGATTATCAGCAGATAACTTTCAAGCGGTTTATGTCTCATTGGAAAGCTAATTTTAAACGAAGCAATGTTCATTTTTTAATTTTTGCTGGCATTAGTTTTTTCTTAGGCTATAACTTGTACTTATCAGCTCAGATTCAAGGAATGTTATGGCTTGTTATTGATTTTATCTTGGCATTTGTTTTATTCCTAATTGCAGTGTTATACCTTTATGTGACACAGTATGAAACCAAGTATGAAATATCCCATTTTAATTTGTTCAAATTGGCTTTTATTAGTGTCTTTTTAAACTTTGGTGCTTTTTTGAAAGTACTCTTTGGTTTAGTTTCGATTTTTGTTTTAACCTGGTTTTTCAAAGGGCTGCTGCTTTTTGCAACATTTGCTCTAATCGCCGTATGGAGCGGCTTTGCTACAAAAGACAATCGTTTTATGGTGGCTGGAAAGTTGGCGCAACATGGCTAA
- a CDS encoding sensor histidine kinase: MLQKTIVLWWLESWRNMAKFLARLYKRKYLMNRLMQIYSLLLVGVILLTVAALCVYTADSNYRKMKSDLDGLENRIMNSVEDNNDTMSFIYMELAGSNAAIANVQQYLNLSAADYFEYTQDSWQAYQRDTRISETINGFFNAFNDLDQLYVTLDGSKNYLMADSYNHNGRKLQGKIPAKSGFVITRPIVDQYGSNMVGEISAVFSRAAVLGMLENSMVEDGMEAYIFDNANNPIFTTHNQLYNTAYQNLVYAIENKQPLPKKITDKYYVLQKKTSRDLSYVLLASKQVLWQKNLRTFAIAILVGSGLAAILLITLNRTFKRYFQQIETIVGITHSVAEGNLQERIDVSKVQDELYDLSEAINFMVASLDQYIKDNYELEIKQRDAHMQALQSQINPHFLYNTLEYIRMYALSKQQKELADVVYAFSALLRNNTTQEKTTTLKKELSFCEKYVYLYQMRYPDRVAYNFVIAPELENLIIPKFTIQPLIENYFVHGIDYTRNDNAISVKANFIAEDIVIRVTDNGKGMTPERVREVQNKLKRLENAAQNSIGLHNVYARLQNTFGLDFSMVVTSQWGKGTTLTIKIKGGRNFV, translated from the coding sequence TTGCTACAAAAGACAATCGTTTTATGGTGGCTGGAAAGTTGGCGCAACATGGCTAAATTTTTAGCACGTCTTTACAAAAGAAAATACTTAATGAATCGTTTGATGCAAATTTACAGCCTTCTGTTAGTAGGAGTTATCCTGCTGACGGTGGCTGCTTTGTGCGTTTATACAGCAGATAGTAATTACCGCAAAATGAAGAGTGATTTGGACGGTTTAGAAAATCGCATTATGAATTCAGTAGAAGATAATAATGATACAATGAGTTTTATTTATATGGAGTTGGCAGGATCTAATGCGGCGATTGCTAACGTCCAACAATATTTAAATTTGTCTGCTGCTGATTATTTTGAATATACCCAAGATTCTTGGCAAGCTTACCAGCGAGATACGCGGATTTCAGAAACAATTAACGGTTTTTTTAATGCCTTTAATGATTTAGATCAGCTTTATGTCACCTTAGATGGTTCGAAAAATTATTTAATGGCAGACAGTTACAATCACAATGGTCGCAAACTTCAAGGGAAAATTCCAGCAAAAAGTGGCTTTGTCATTACGCGACCAATCGTAGACCAATATGGTTCAAATATGGTTGGCGAAATTTCGGCGGTCTTTTCTCGAGCAGCAGTTCTTGGCATGCTGGAAAATTCGATGGTGGAAGATGGCATGGAGGCGTATATCTTTGATAATGCGAACAATCCGATATTTACGACTCACAATCAATTGTATAACACGGCTTATCAAAACTTGGTTTATGCAATTGAAAACAAACAGCCACTGCCCAAAAAAATTACAGATAAATATTATGTTCTACAAAAGAAAACTAGTCGCGATCTTTCTTATGTATTATTGGCTAGCAAACAGGTTTTATGGCAGAAAAATCTGCGAACTTTTGCCATCGCTATTTTGGTCGGCAGTGGCTTAGCAGCTATTTTACTAATTACCTTGAATCGGACGTTTAAACGTTATTTTCAACAAATTGAAACCATTGTCGGCATTACCCATAGTGTGGCTGAAGGAAATTTGCAAGAACGCATTGATGTTAGTAAAGTTCAAGATGAGTTGTATGATTTATCCGAAGCCATTAACTTTATGGTTGCAAGCTTGGATCAGTATATTAAAGATAATTATGAGCTGGAAATCAAGCAACGAGACGCCCATATGCAGGCGTTGCAATCACAAATTAATCCGCACTTTTTGTACAACACACTGGAATACATTCGTATGTATGCTTTAAGCAAGCAGCAAAAAGAATTGGCAGATGTTGTCTATGCCTTTTCAGCTCTTTTGCGAAATAATACGACACAAGAAAAAACAACAACACTAAAAAAAGAGCTATCGTTTTGTGAAAAATACGTATATTTGTATCAAATGCGTTATCCTGATCGGGTAGCTTATAATTTTGTTATTGCTCCTGAATTGGAAAATTTGATTATTCCAAAATTTACGATTCAGCCCCTAATCGAAAATTATTTTGTTCACGGCATTGACTATACGCGTAATGATAATGCCATTAGCGTAAAAGCCAATTTCATTGCTGAAGATATCGTAATTCGTGTAACCGATAATGGCAAAGGAATGACGCCTGAACGCGTGCGAGAAGTTCAAAATAAATTAAAAAGACTCGAAAATGCAGCACAAAATTCAATTGGTTTGCACAATGTCTATGCACGTTTGCAAAATACCTTTGGCTTAGATTTTAGTATGGTCGTGACTTCACAATGGGGTAAAGGGACTACGCTGACGATTAAAATCAAAGGAGGGCGAAATTTTGTATAA
- a CDS encoding response regulator transcription factor, which yields MYKVMLVDDEYMILEGLKQILPWQELGFTVVKTARTGLEALAYLKEQTVDLVISDITMPEMTGIAMIDAAYQRGYKFSAVFLSGYQEFEYVKEGIRLGVKDYLVKPVDQEELLAIVKKIKRELDEAAHRQEQEQLVLENSLSRWLNDELNESDFFELMKHFKANVNGPFTVIKILSDSDILLALAKEAKRSGQPLVIAGGPQQHQQITLIFTGSSEKLSLFLAYAKRQYPGSLKIFVGETIKEWENLYESYEKILQMEELNNFYPDLLPTSSMDLADELGEGEFSFLAFNKSLMIGDQKTIQQELDAIFDDAVARQIQPENARYIAFLLFTDISRQYPTATKDIYEATIEQIRNSDTVYQLKELLEAVLQMTDRQPVEKQFSEMTQKVIEIVQNNYRQDLTLKLVADELHLNAVYLGQVFKKEMHNSFSQYLNQIRIKRAQQLLLHSNLNINEIADEIGYNNTNYFSKMFKKLNGITPKEFREAYHGDYSNLQS from the coding sequence TTGTATAAAGTAATGTTAGTCGATGATGAATATATGATTTTAGAAGGTCTAAAACAAATTTTACCTTGGCAAGAACTTGGTTTTACCGTCGTCAAGACAGCACGCACAGGCTTAGAAGCACTAGCGTATTTAAAAGAGCAGACAGTTGACTTAGTAATCAGTGATATTACAATGCCAGAAATGACCGGTATTGCCATGATTGATGCAGCTTATCAGCGGGGGTATAAGTTTTCTGCAGTTTTTTTGTCCGGCTATCAAGAATTTGAATATGTGAAAGAAGGAATACGACTGGGGGTCAAAGATTATTTGGTGAAACCCGTTGATCAAGAGGAACTATTGGCCATTGTAAAAAAAATCAAAAGAGAATTAGATGAAGCGGCGCATCGGCAAGAACAAGAACAATTGGTGTTAGAAAATAGTTTAAGTCGCTGGTTAAACGATGAGTTAAATGAATCTGATTTTTTTGAATTGATGAAACATTTCAAGGCGAATGTGAACGGGCCTTTTACAGTAATTAAAATTTTAAGTGACTCCGATATTTTACTTGCGCTTGCCAAAGAAGCCAAAAGAAGTGGGCAGCCCCTCGTAATTGCAGGCGGTCCACAACAACATCAGCAAATTACACTGATTTTCACCGGAAGCTCAGAAAAATTATCGCTTTTTTTAGCTTATGCCAAAAGACAATATCCCGGTTCTTTAAAAATATTTGTGGGAGAAACTATCAAAGAATGGGAAAATTTGTACGAAAGCTATGAAAAAATCTTGCAGATGGAAGAGCTAAATAATTTTTATCCGGATTTACTGCCAACATCTTCTATGGATTTAGCTGATGAATTAGGCGAAGGGGAATTTTCTTTTTTGGCTTTCAACAAATCATTAATGATTGGAGATCAAAAAACCATTCAGCAAGAATTGGATGCTATTTTTGATGATGCTGTAGCTCGCCAAATACAGCCAGAAAATGCTCGCTATATTGCCTTTTTACTCTTTACCGATATTTCCCGGCAATACCCAACCGCAACCAAAGACATTTATGAAGCTACAATTGAACAAATTCGTAACAGCGATACTGTCTATCAGTTAAAAGAATTATTAGAAGCAGTTTTGCAAATGACCGATCGTCAGCCGGTAGAAAAACAATTTTCTGAAATGACGCAAAAAGTAATTGAGATTGTCCAAAATAATTATCGCCAAGATTTAACGTTAAAACTAGTTGCAGATGAGCTACATTTAAATGCAGTCTATCTTGGCCAAGTATTTAAAAAAGAAATGCATAACAGTTTTTCCCAATATTTGAATCAAATTCGTATTAAACGTGCCCAACAATTATTACTCCACAGTAATTTAAATATCAATGAAATAGCTGATGAAATCGGGTATAACAATACTAATTATTTTTCAAAAATGTTTAAAAAGCTAAATGGGATTACACCAAAAGAATTTCGTGAAGCGTATCATGGGGATTATTCAAATTTACAAAGTTAA
- a CDS encoding glycoside hydrolase family 1 protein, translating to MKKFPKGFLWGAATSAPQTEGHSLQNGKSKTTWDYWYEKAPEKFNERQGPANTSNLYEMYTEDCKRMQEVGLNSYRTSISWARLLPDGQRVNQEAVTFYRDYFKKIKENGVAPIINLFHFDMPMWLMEKGGWEVRESVSAFAFYGKTAFELFGDLVTDWTTFNEPIVHVEMGYLYGYHYPAVTDFKKAVQVGYHTLLAHAAAVKEFRAVLPKGKIGIILNITPTYTRSASSADQKAGEASDLLNTKSFLDPAVHGKIPQALIDLLAKHQLTPQTQAEDAELLKNTVDFIGLNYYHPRRVQAPQNPTLPAQTPEDLYEPYDWPKKRINPYRGWEIYPEALYDVAMMMKNEYNNLPWFVSENGMGVADEERFMDEKGMIQDDYRIEFMIEHLNYLHKGIEDGSNCFGYHTWTFVDCWSWLNGYRNRYGFYRVDLEDHYKRSLKKSGLWFKQVSQNNGYDV from the coding sequence ATAAAGAAATTTCCAAAGGGATTCTTGTGGGGTGCAGCAACCTCTGCACCGCAAACAGAAGGTCATAGTTTACAAAATGGTAAGTCAAAAACAACATGGGATTATTGGTATGAAAAAGCACCTGAAAAATTTAACGAAAGACAAGGTCCAGCAAATACGTCTAATTTATATGAAATGTATACCGAAGATTGTAAACGGATGCAAGAAGTTGGGCTGAATTCTTATCGGACATCTATTTCATGGGCGCGCTTATTACCAGATGGCCAAAGGGTGAATCAAGAAGCAGTAACTTTTTATCGTGATTATTTCAAAAAAATTAAAGAAAATGGCGTGGCGCCAATTATCAATTTATTTCATTTCGATATGCCGATGTGGTTAATGGAAAAAGGAGGTTGGGAAGTTCGCGAGTCGGTCAGCGCATTTGCTTTTTATGGCAAAACAGCCTTTGAATTGTTTGGCGATTTGGTGACAGATTGGACAACGTTTAATGAACCAATTGTTCATGTGGAAATGGGCTATTTATACGGCTATCATTATCCAGCAGTGACTGATTTTAAAAAAGCCGTTCAAGTTGGGTACCACACGCTTTTGGCCCATGCTGCGGCGGTAAAAGAATTTCGAGCAGTACTACCGAAGGGAAAAATTGGGATTATTTTGAATATTACGCCGACTTATACCCGTAGTGCGTCTAGTGCAGATCAAAAAGCAGGTGAAGCATCGGATTTGTTAAATACAAAAAGTTTCTTAGATCCGGCTGTTCACGGTAAAATCCCACAAGCTTTGATTGACTTATTGGCTAAACATCAGCTAACGCCCCAAACACAAGCAGAGGATGCTGAACTTTTAAAAAATACAGTTGATTTTATCGGTTTGAATTATTATCATCCGCGGCGTGTACAAGCACCTCAAAATCCAACGCTGCCAGCTCAGACGCCAGAAGATTTATACGAACCATATGACTGGCCCAAAAAGCGAATTAATCCTTATCGTGGTTGGGAAATTTACCCAGAAGCTTTATACGATGTGGCAATGATGATGAAAAATGAATACAACAATTTACCTTGGTTTGTCTCAGAAAATGGAATGGGTGTAGCAGACGAAGAACGTTTCATGGATGAAAAAGGCATGATTCAAGATGATTACCGTATTGAATTTATGATTGAACATTTAAATTATTTACACAAAGGTATTGAAGATGGCAGCAATTGCTTTGGTTACCATACGTGGACTTTTGTTGATTGCTGGTCGTGGTTAAATGGCTATCGCAACCGTTACGGTTTTTATCGCGTTGATTTAGAAGACCACTACAAACGTAGCTTGAAAAAAAGTGGCCTGTGGTTTAAACAAGTTAGCCAAAATAACGGTTATGATGTGTAA
- a CDS encoding ROK family protein produces MVLAVFDIGGSAVKYGKWEEKKLHSQGSFKTPDTFLEMVAEMKKVSAKFGTLDGVAISSPGAVNVAKRRIDGISAVEYLHQRPIFDQLEAAFGVPVTIENDANCAGISEIELGAGTKAQNAVFVVIGTGIGGSIFINRKIYKGSHLFGGEFGLMKPFGKSILSPIGTAVNKARTYSEATGQKVDGRTLFELADSGDEVAQKYLAEMYDALAHSLYDMQVSIDPEIIIIGGGISVRPDVIENIKRRIFDLLKAEGVESIMPEVVACKFKNDANLIGAAANFEVLQG; encoded by the coding sequence ATGGTACTTGCAGTTTTTGATATTGGCGGATCAGCCGTAAAATATGGAAAATGGGAAGAAAAGAAGCTACACAGTCAAGGGAGTTTTAAAACGCCCGACACGTTTTTAGAAATGGTTGCAGAAATGAAAAAAGTCAGCGCCAAATTTGGAACACTCGATGGAGTGGCCATTAGTTCACCTGGCGCTGTGAATGTGGCAAAGCGTCGAATTGATGGGATTAGTGCGGTAGAATATTTGCATCAGCGTCCGATTTTTGATCAATTAGAAGCAGCATTTGGCGTACCAGTAACGATTGAAAATGATGCCAATTGTGCCGGCATTAGTGAAATTGAACTAGGAGCTGGGACAAAGGCGCAAAATGCAGTTTTTGTGGTGATTGGAACCGGCATTGGGGGCTCCATATTTATCAATCGCAAAATTTATAAAGGTAGTCATTTATTTGGCGGCGAATTTGGCCTAATGAAACCTTTTGGTAAAAGTATATTAAGTCCTATTGGTACAGCTGTTAACAAAGCACGCACATATTCTGAAGCCACAGGGCAAAAAGTGGATGGTCGGACGTTATTTGAATTAGCAGATAGTGGCGATGAAGTAGCGCAAAAATATCTTGCTGAAATGTATGATGCGTTGGCACATTCTTTATATGATATGCAAGTTTCGATTGATCCGGAAATTATCATCATTGGTGGTGGAATTTCTGTGAGACCAGATGTGATTGAAAACATTAAAAGACGTATTTTTGATTTACTAAAAGCAGAAGGCGTAGAAAGTATTATGCCAGAAGTAGTCGCATGCAAATTCAAAAACGATGCCAATTTAATTGGTGCTGCGGCAAATTTTGAAGTTTTACAAGGTTAA
- a CDS encoding Rgg/GadR/MutR family transcriptional regulator translates to MEQAQLIKKLRTERGYTQTQLCEGISSRTTLSSFENRGTELSSGILFQYLDRMNLRVEEYQLLLENHEVSPKRRLAAQFVKEYYTGAFSPTLKAEIWENYLNSHDFYYYILWFETKTILAYKNNYFDDKKYEKEINKICDYLFKVEVWQHFEMTTFMNLMFAFSDEMILALFDSSKETLTENATNPYYTSLVTTFFINGIILGFQRKNDHILSQFLTGLQAVAKKPKYMYAKMMALYFEKLLQARNATNPKDIDFTDFYAALELFGMSEKAQELKEFYEEIINENK, encoded by the coding sequence ATGGAACAGGCACAATTAATAAAAAAACTGCGCACAGAGCGCGGCTATACTCAGACACAGCTTTGCGAAGGAATTAGTTCCCGCACGACACTTTCTTCCTTTGAAAATCGCGGCACAGAACTTTCTAGCGGCATTTTATTCCAATATCTTGATCGGATGAATTTGCGGGTAGAAGAATATCAATTACTTTTGGAAAATCATGAAGTTTCCCCCAAGCGACGATTAGCTGCACAATTTGTGAAAGAATATTATACTGGTGCTTTTTCACCTACATTAAAAGCTGAAATTTGGGAAAATTATCTAAACAGCCATGATTTCTATTATTACATCTTGTGGTTTGAAACAAAAACAATTTTAGCCTATAAAAATAATTATTTTGATGATAAAAAATATGAAAAAGAAATCAACAAAATTTGTGACTATTTATTTAAAGTCGAAGTGTGGCAACACTTTGAGATGACAACCTTTATGAATTTAATGTTCGCTTTTTCAGATGAGATGATCTTAGCTCTTTTTGATAGTTCCAAAGAAACTTTGACCGAAAATGCTACCAATCCCTACTACACATCTTTGGTCACGACCTTTTTTATTAACGGAATTATTCTTGGCTTTCAACGGAAAAATGATCACATTTTATCTCAATTTTTAACTGGCTTACAAGCCGTTGCCAAAAAACCAAAATACATGTACGCTAAAATGATGGCTTTATATTTTGAAAAGCTCCTGCAAGCTCGTAATGCTACTAATCCAAAAGATATTGACTTCACTGACTTTTACGCTGCCTTAGAGCTATTTGGCATGAGTGAAAAAGCACAGGAACTAAAAGAATTTTACGAGGAAATTATTAACGAGAATAAATAG
- a CDS encoding GH92 family glycosyl hydrolase, with product MIETIDTRHGTKNQHSFSNGNCLPYTGVPFGMNYFAPQTNDAHGSWWFHPDDHTFQGYRITHQPSPWMGDFSHVLFTPISGELSDISLFHAQSSYRPNEATFRPYELSIQQLRYNITSTVIPSMYGGILEVNYEKDKNGFMLTLPGAKEITQINDHELQASVVNFSGAEDDDFTFYLSLHFEHPIQNIKQAAGEKTFVLLDFGNVKKQTLHLGTSFISFSQATLNRKAEQNMDLKDFRNASQSTWENYFDRIQVEHTNPEHTKTFYHNLYRIFLFPQTFYEINEKGEKIHYDTYNKAVKPGILYTNNGFWDTYKTVYPFYSLVAKEKYEEMLEGFLTSYEETGFLPKWLSPDERGLMPGTLIDAVIADAAVKGIREDLMPRLLKAMKKGATVQSEKSNYGRQGTLDYLKYGYVPSNYHESVNHTLDYAYSDFCISQVAKTLGDDKTAAYYSQQALNYQNIFDEQTGFMRAKDTEGHFRADFSPIRWGRDYAEGSTWQSSFAVYQDFQGLINKMGGKQVFTEKLIELCNQAPDFDVKGYGFEIHEMSEMAAIEFGQLAISNQPSFHYPYLFSYVGKPEMAQPLIKSLLTECFTAATNGYPGDEDNGSMAGWYIFNSLGFYPVSPGTGEYVIGMPLVKKATLKLSSGNTLTITATPNQPQHLFVQATKLNDNLQTKLFFTHDELTAGGNIDFQLGIVANPKEYDATQLPFSLSALK from the coding sequence ATGATTGAAACAATTGACACACGCCACGGTACAAAAAATCAACACAGCTTTTCTAACGGGAACTGCTTGCCCTATACCGGCGTACCTTTTGGGATGAATTATTTTGCCCCCCAAACAAATGACGCTCATGGCAGTTGGTGGTTCCATCCAGACGATCACACCTTCCAAGGCTACCGCATCACGCATCAACCAAGTCCATGGATGGGAGATTTTTCCCACGTTCTTTTCACACCAATTAGTGGTGAATTATCGGATATCTCGTTATTTCATGCCCAAAGCTCTTACCGACCAAATGAGGCTACCTTTCGTCCTTATGAACTTTCCATTCAGCAATTGCGTTATAATATCACTTCAACTGTAATTCCAAGCATGTACGGTGGTATTTTGGAAGTGAACTATGAAAAAGACAAAAATGGCTTCATGTTAACTTTACCTGGTGCAAAAGAAATCACCCAGATTAATGACCATGAATTACAGGCTAGTGTTGTGAATTTTTCTGGTGCAGAAGATGATGATTTCACATTTTACCTATCTTTGCATTTTGAACATCCTATTCAAAATATCAAACAAGCAGCAGGTGAAAAAACATTTGTATTGTTGGATTTTGGCAACGTAAAAAAGCAAACGCTTCATTTAGGCACCTCGTTTATTAGCTTTTCACAAGCAACGCTAAATCGTAAAGCAGAGCAAAACATGGACTTGAAAGATTTTCGTAATGCCAGTCAAAGTACTTGGGAGAACTATTTTGACCGTATTCAAGTTGAACATACAAATCCAGAGCATACGAAAACTTTTTATCATAATTTGTATCGTATTTTCTTATTCCCACAAACGTTTTATGAAATAAATGAAAAAGGCGAAAAAATTCATTACGATACGTATAATAAAGCCGTAAAACCTGGTATTTTATATACCAATAACGGATTTTGGGATACTTATAAAACGGTGTATCCATTTTACTCCCTTGTAGCCAAGGAAAAATATGAAGAAATGTTAGAAGGCTTTTTAACAAGTTATGAAGAAACTGGTTTTTTACCAAAGTGGTTATCTCCAGACGAGCGTGGATTAATGCCAGGTACTTTAATTGACGCTGTCATAGCAGATGCTGCTGTTAAAGGTATCCGTGAAGATCTGATGCCCCGTCTTTTAAAAGCAATGAAAAAAGGTGCGACTGTTCAAAGTGAAAAATCAAATTACGGACGCCAAGGAACCTTAGATTATTTGAAATACGGCTATGTCCCAAGCAACTATCACGAATCCGTTAATCATACATTAGACTATGCTTATAGCGATTTTTGTATCAGTCAAGTCGCCAAAACTCTCGGTGATGACAAAACGGCGGCTTATTATAGCCAACAAGCATTGAATTATCAAAATATTTTTGATGAACAAACTGGCTTTATGCGGGCAAAAGACACCGAAGGCCATTTTCGCGCAGACTTTTCGCCAATTCGTTGGGGAAGAGACTATGCTGAAGGGAGTACTTGGCAAAGTAGTTTTGCTGTTTATCAAGATTTCCAAGGACTAATTAACAAAATGGGAGGAAAGCAAGTTTTCACCGAAAAACTAATTGAGCTTTGCAATCAAGCTCCTGATTTTGATGTAAAAGGTTATGGTTTTGAAATCCATGAGATGAGTGAAATGGCAGCTATTGAATTTGGGCAGTTAGCTATTTCTAATCAACCTAGTTTCCACTATCCATATCTTTTTAGCTACGTTGGTAAACCTGAGATGGCGCAACCTTTAATTAAAAGTTTATTGACGGAATGTTTTACCGCCGCAACAAATGGATATCCTGGTGATGAAGATAATGGCAGTATGGCAGGTTGGTACATTTTTAACTCACTTGGTTTTTATCCGGTTAGTCCAGGGACAGGCGAATATGTTATAGGAATGCCATTAGTAAAAAAAGCCACATTAAAACTATCAAGTGGCAATACCCTAACGATCACAGCAACACCAAATCAACCACAACACTTGTTTGTCCAAGCAACCAAATTAAATGATAACTTACAAACGAAACTTTTCTTTACCCATGATGAATTAACAGCTGGGGGAAATATTGACTTCCAGCTTGGTATCGTTGCAAATCCAAAAGAATATGATGCAACACAATTGCCTTTTTCGCTAAGTGCACTCAAATAA
- a CDS encoding GntR family transcriptional regulator encodes MEPLYIKILRDLEAAIVSGLLKPGDQLPTEKELSEKYSVSRITSKRALNELEQKGLIERTRGKGSFVTSKLETTSVTNRVLLLLPFTDDIAIGNLSGSILPVMQQVQYELMIATYDFLNTHTTQDIKAEFDGLIYYTEDENQHLDLLFELSFADFPIVLLDKEVPDLNLPSFLSDNLSGGKKACDFLIAAGHKRIAYLFGDHHHPQSTRQRYLGYIQSLMEHQIDFHTSFEEDTTSEDNLLRYVKQNQITAFVCENDITAIQAMRSLRLADLCIPEDISIVGFDNIQAAALVDPPLTTISQNFKAIGETAGEALLSWIKTGQKPNSQKIPVTLFVRESTKEIKS; translated from the coding sequence ATGGAACCTTTGTATATAAAAATATTGCGAGATTTAGAAGCCGCTATTGTATCAGGCTTATTGAAACCAGGAGATCAATTACCCACTGAAAAAGAACTTTCTGAAAAATACAGCGTCAGCCGTATCACCTCAAAGCGAGCATTAAACGAATTGGAACAAAAAGGGTTGATCGAACGAACCAGAGGTAAAGGAAGTTTTGTAACAAGCAAGTTAGAAACTACTTCTGTGACAAATCGCGTGTTGCTTTTATTACCTTTTACCGACGATATCGCCATTGGCAATTTATCCGGTAGCATTTTGCCGGTAATGCAACAAGTACAATACGAATTGATGATTGCTACTTATGATTTTTTAAATACCCATACCACCCAAGATATTAAAGCCGAATTTGATGGTCTGATTTATTACACAGAAGATGAAAATCAACATTTGGATTTATTGTTTGAACTATCTTTTGCGGATTTTCCCATTGTGCTTTTAGATAAAGAAGTCCCTGATTTGAACTTGCCTTCATTTTTATCTGATAATTTGTCTGGGGGCAAAAAAGCTTGTGATTTTCTTATCGCTGCCGGACATAAACGCATTGCATATTTATTCGGTGACCATCATCATCCTCAATCTACTCGGCAACGCTATTTAGGCTATATCCAAAGTTTGATGGAACACCAAATTGATTTTCATACTTCTTTTGAAGAAGATACAACTAGTGAAGACAATTTGCTACGCTACGTGAAGCAAAATCAAATTACTGCTTTTGTTTGTGAAAATGATATTACCGCCATTCAAGCGATGCGCTCATTGCGTCTGGCAGATCTTTGTATCCCAGAAGATATTTCTATTGTAGGCTTTGATAATATTCAAGCTGCAGCACTTGTTGATCCGCCTCTTACCACAATTTCACAAAACTTTAAAGCTATCGGGGAAACTGCTGGAGAAGCTTTATTAAGTTGGATAAAAACTGGCCAAAAACCAAACAGTCAAAAAATTCCCGTTACCTTATTTGTACGGGAATCAACAAAGGAGATTAAATCATGA